The Deltaproteobacteria bacterium genome window below encodes:
- a CDS encoding gamma carbonic anhydrase family protein has translation MASRTVVDSITRVDGPPPELPLLEARLDALRQRFPRALLERYVDRIPRVGDRVYLAAGAALVGDVELGDDASVWFGCVLRGDVNRISIAERSNLQDGVVVHVGDADATLVEPEVVVGHRAVLHGCRIGGGTLVGIGAVVLDGARVGEGCVIGAGAVVTAGAEIPPHSLVLGTPGKVVRTLDATTEGFHRALAMKYVRLAHNHRVG, from the coding sequence ATGGCCAGTCGCACCGTCGTCGATTCGATCACCCGCGTCGATGGTCCGCCGCCGGAGCTCCCGCTGCTCGAGGCGCGGCTCGACGCGCTGCGGCAACGCTTCCCGCGCGCACTGCTCGAGCGCTACGTGGACCGCATCCCGCGGGTCGGCGACCGCGTCTACCTCGCAGCCGGTGCGGCGCTGGTCGGGGACGTGGAGCTCGGCGACGACGCCAGCGTGTGGTTCGGCTGCGTGCTGCGGGGTGACGTCAACCGCATCAGCATCGCCGAGCGCAGTAACCTGCAGGACGGGGTCGTCGTGCATGTCGGCGATGCCGACGCCACCCTCGTCGAGCCGGAGGTCGTGGTCGGCCACCGGGCAGTGCTGCACGGCTGCCGCATCGGCGGCGGCACGTTGGTCGGCATCGGCGCGGTGGTCCTCGACGGGGCGCGCGTCGGCGAGGGCTGCGTGATCGGGGCAGGCGCGGTCGTCACGGCCGGCGCCGAGATCCCCCCGCACAGCCTCGTGCTCGGGACCCCCGGCAAGGTCGTGCGCACGCTCGACGCCACCACCGAGGGCTTCCACCGCGCGCTGGCCATGAAGTACGTGCGCTTGGCCCACAACCACCGCGTCGGCTGA
- a CDS encoding penicillin-insensitive murein endopeptidase: MSTSPASAMLSWLAMSGLAMGVAFVAMAWPESDDWEDALWDRMPTDPKPKSKPEPVATTEADGAGESGDDAGSDDEPGIDGPIPVIDVPNMPDPDSVIDELPAEGDGTRRGVERIDVGDGRIAAAHGEGDWVIHRVVPTETVAQIAYRYGVRPDALRMWNGIKAGEEKLKNGARLKLKPRKVPPPRRKYAYWIQPGDSWWSIGTTFGVDSRDLRTANRLAPQRPALGTTVDVWIDPVVYLWVSSETDPAVPASVRLGAVGIGPPQDGRLVNGVQLPTHDAYALKLPPSAYGTTHAVAHVVKAMDEFHGRSEYRRKLMMGSMSGKHGGPLTPHRSHQTGRDLDIRLPLLETVPEHWSINPKRVDWVALWHLIESFDVTGQVVIIFLDYDMQEYVYRAAAGIGVDEERRKQVLQWPRGNKANLGLVRHSPGHEAHIHVRMTCGPNEPECVSEADFDIDAD, translated from the coding sequence GTGAGCACGTCGCCTGCGTCCGCGATGCTGTCGTGGCTGGCCATGTCCGGCCTCGCCATGGGCGTGGCGTTCGTGGCGATGGCGTGGCCCGAGAGCGACGACTGGGAGGACGCGCTGTGGGACCGCATGCCCACCGACCCCAAGCCGAAGTCGAAGCCCGAGCCGGTCGCGACCACCGAGGCCGACGGTGCCGGCGAGTCGGGTGACGACGCGGGGTCCGACGACGAGCCCGGCATCGACGGGCCGATCCCGGTCATCGACGTGCCCAACATGCCCGATCCCGACTCGGTGATCGACGAGCTGCCCGCGGAGGGCGACGGCACCCGACGCGGGGTCGAGCGGATCGACGTCGGCGACGGTCGCATCGCCGCCGCGCATGGCGAGGGCGACTGGGTGATCCACCGCGTGGTGCCGACCGAGACCGTCGCCCAGATCGCGTACCGCTACGGCGTGCGGCCCGACGCGCTGCGCATGTGGAACGGCATCAAGGCCGGCGAAGAGAAGCTCAAGAACGGCGCGCGCCTGAAGCTCAAGCCGCGCAAGGTGCCGCCGCCACGGCGAAAGTACGCCTACTGGATCCAGCCCGGCGACAGCTGGTGGAGCATCGGCACCACCTTCGGCGTCGACTCGCGCGACCTCCGAACCGCCAACCGGCTCGCGCCGCAGCGGCCGGCGCTGGGGACCACGGTCGATGTGTGGATCGACCCGGTGGTGTACCTGTGGGTGTCCAGCGAGACCGATCCGGCGGTGCCGGCTTCGGTGCGGCTCGGCGCGGTGGGCATCGGTCCGCCGCAGGACGGTCGCCTCGTCAACGGCGTCCAGCTGCCGACCCACGACGCCTATGCGCTCAAGCTGCCGCCATCGGCCTACGGCACCACCCACGCGGTCGCGCACGTCGTGAAGGCGATGGACGAATTCCACGGTCGCAGCGAGTACCGTCGCAAGCTCATGATGGGCTCGATGAGCGGCAAGCACGGCGGCCCGCTCACGCCACATCGCTCGCACCAGACCGGTCGCGACCTCGACATCCGACTGCCGCTGCTCGAGACCGTGCCGGAGCACTGGTCCATCAACCCCAAGCGCGTCGACTGGGTCGCGCTGTGGCACCTCATCGAGTCGTTCGACGTCACCGGTCAGGTCGTGATCATCTTCCTGGACTACGACATGCAGGAGTACGTCTACCGCGCCGCCGCCGGCATCGGCGTCGACGAGGAGCGACGCAAGCAGGTGCTGCAGTGGCCGCGTGGCAACAAGGCCAACCTCGGCCTCGTGCGCCACAGCCCCGGCCACGAGGCCCACATCCACGTGCGGATGACCTGCGGCCCCAACGAGCCCGAGTGCGTCTCCGAGGCGGACTTCGACATCGACGCCGACTGA
- a CDS encoding outer membrane lipoprotein-sorting protein: MTMKTTLLLGLLCATAGLPVADASANVAAAVAAMGVDASQILAEVDKRAAAFSDQSYKASMEIIKSGQLKKRLEFTAVMKGLDKQLIRFSAPGDVEGMKVLMEDASNLYLYLPEFKKVRRVAAHVQSQGFLGSTFTYEHMTQVRLSPHFKAEMGGKEGSITTLILTPKDGVESSYSKIEITIDGSKGGVTRLRYYDSTGADVLEQNREDWVKIGEQLVPTRISMLNIKTGDLSVIKMTDIVVNQGVDDSIFSRRELLRE, from the coding sequence ATGACGATGAAGACCACGCTGCTCCTGGGCTTGCTCTGTGCCACCGCGGGTCTGCCGGTGGCCGATGCCAGCGCGAACGTGGCCGCGGCCGTCGCTGCCATGGGCGTCGATGCCTCGCAGATCCTCGCCGAGGTCGACAAGCGAGCCGCTGCCTTCTCGGACCAGAGCTACAAGGCCTCGATGGAGATCATCAAGTCGGGCCAGCTGAAGAAGCGGTTGGAGTTCACCGCGGTGATGAAGGGGCTCGACAAGCAGCTGATCCGCTTCAGCGCCCCGGGTGACGTCGAGGGTATGAAGGTCCTGATGGAGGATGCCAGCAACCTCTATCTCTACCTCCCCGAGTTCAAGAAGGTCCGCCGCGTGGCCGCCCACGTGCAGAGCCAGGGCTTCTTGGGCAGCACGTTCACCTACGAGCACATGACCCAGGTGCGGCTGTCACCCCACTTCAAGGCCGAGATGGGTGGCAAGGAGGGGTCGATCACCACCCTCATCCTCACGCCGAAGGACGGCGTCGAGAGCAGCTACTCGAAGATCGAGATCACCATCGACGGCTCCAAGGGCGGCGTCACCCGGCTGCGGTACTACGACAGCACCGGTGCCGACGTGCTCGAACAGAACCGTGAGGACTGGGTGAAGATCGGCGAGCAGCTGGTGCCCACCCGCATCAGCATGCTCAACATCAAGACCGGCGATCTCAGCGTCATCAAGATGACGGACATCGTCGTGAACCAGGGCGTCGACGACTCGATCTTCTCGCGCCGCGAGCTGCTTCGAGAGTAG